Proteins encoded in a region of the Stigmatella aurantiaca genome:
- a CDS encoding WD40/YVTN/BNR-like repeat-containing protein — MKTRLLLPWVGLLALPALSAWAHLGLPETSNVTLRREHPEHMLVGASFGAVISLDSGQSWRWICPEGMEIGAWRPERYFWLKGGDILAATGGALVRSRDNGCTWATDPSFKETWVTGLAVHPTDERELFVSTGRPTTGNSLYRSEDGGASWTPLLPPSPDIRYSAIHQASAQPRRLYASGQQGQEMFLSRSDDGGQSWTRLPQPFPQLVRPYNLILMRVNEASPDRLWVQVSAQGLTHIFESQDGGATLTPLMELPDVLVGVEASADGDTVWAATPVYLYRARQGEPTALLHRPEGNACATRVGDTLYACGSSWVHTWALARSQDEGNTWEPLFGLSTLQGAHQCAEGTPVQRTCPQRWPQLAELFGAPVPPPPEPPPTDAGLPEPLPETPSKKGCGAAAGPALVPLVLLTLAALRPRRRRTSWSP, encoded by the coding sequence ATGAAGACACGCTTGTTGCTGCCCTGGGTGGGACTGCTGGCGCTCCCGGCACTCTCCGCCTGGGCACACCTGGGCTTGCCGGAGACCTCCAACGTCACCCTGCGCCGGGAGCACCCGGAGCACATGCTTGTCGGCGCCTCGTTCGGCGCCGTCATCTCGCTCGACAGCGGGCAGTCGTGGCGGTGGATCTGCCCCGAGGGCATGGAGATCGGCGCCTGGCGGCCGGAGCGCTACTTCTGGCTGAAGGGCGGGGACATCCTGGCCGCGACGGGCGGCGCCCTGGTCCGCTCGAGGGATAACGGCTGCACCTGGGCCACGGACCCCTCCTTCAAGGAGACCTGGGTCACGGGCCTCGCCGTGCACCCCACGGACGAGCGCGAGCTGTTCGTCTCCACGGGCAGGCCCACCACCGGCAACAGCCTCTACCGCTCCGAGGATGGGGGCGCGAGCTGGACGCCCCTGCTGCCGCCCAGCCCGGACATCCGCTACTCCGCCATCCACCAGGCCTCCGCCCAGCCCCGCCGCCTCTACGCCTCCGGCCAGCAGGGCCAGGAGATGTTCCTGTCGCGCAGCGACGACGGAGGGCAGAGCTGGACCCGGCTACCGCAGCCCTTCCCCCAGCTCGTGCGCCCCTACAACCTCATCCTGATGCGCGTGAACGAGGCGTCCCCGGACCGGCTCTGGGTGCAGGTGTCCGCGCAGGGCCTCACCCACATCTTCGAGAGCCAGGATGGGGGCGCCACGCTGACGCCGCTGATGGAGCTCCCCGACGTGCTCGTGGGCGTGGAGGCCTCGGCGGACGGCGACACCGTGTGGGCCGCGACCCCCGTCTACCTCTACCGCGCGCGGCAGGGCGAGCCCACCGCCCTCCTGCACCGCCCCGAGGGCAATGCCTGCGCCACGCGGGTGGGGGACACGCTGTACGCGTGCGGCTCGAGCTGGGTGCACACCTGGGCCCTGGCGCGCAGCCAGGACGAGGGCAACACGTGGGAGCCCCTCTTCGGACTCTCCACCCTTCAGGGCGCGCACCAGTGCGCCGAGGGGACGCCCGTCCAGCGGACCTGTCCGCAGCGCTGGCCCCAGCTCGCCGAGCTGTTCGGCGCGCCCGTTCCCCCGCCCCCCGAGCCTCCGCCCACGGACGCGGGCCTCCCCGAGCCCTTGCCCGAGACACCGTCCAAGAAGGGGTGCGGCGCCGCGGCCGGGCCCGCCCTCGTTCCGCTGGTGCTGCTGACCCTCGCCGCGCTCCGGCCCCGCCGGCGGCGCACTTCCTGGAGCCCCTGA
- a CDS encoding YncE family protein, whose amino-acid sequence MSRLHRAGLLLASLALGACQQDDGSGPLVIPELDYGTDAPWHPATPLPPPGPLGRALITNSKEDTLSLLDLDTVGAADWGERARIPVGLNPVELEGPHHAAVSPDGAFYYVGISHYVEGGSGEGPHGSHGTGTVDGYSLKMDARTHRLVGSVRVDRNPGDLILGPGGRTLYQTHFDVLRISEVFQRGGTEQEMSARLAIVDTQTMSRQAMVPVCPAPHAVRLSPEGRRAYIACYSDEVAVVDLVAPDHPVTRVKVAANAGSAVAPRHEPYALTVSPTTGGVWISSLRSRSVQYLDPETLTVDPSRTVYLGGPPLFGAFRSDGNLLYMPYQREDALALVDPATGTVLREIPLAPSGCLNAHQVELLPGGALGLVVCEGDHEGPGTLHVVDLREEKVVKTVEVGIFPDSVALLRGAP is encoded by the coding sequence ATGAGCCGCCTCCACCGCGCAGGGCTGCTCCTCGCCTCGCTCGCGCTGGGCGCCTGCCAGCAGGACGACGGCTCGGGGCCGCTGGTGATTCCCGAGCTGGACTACGGCACCGATGCGCCCTGGCACCCGGCCACGCCCCTGCCACCACCGGGCCCGCTGGGGCGCGCCCTCATCACCAACAGCAAGGAGGACACGCTCAGCCTGCTGGACCTGGACACCGTGGGCGCGGCGGACTGGGGCGAGCGGGCCCGCATCCCGGTGGGGCTCAACCCCGTGGAGCTGGAGGGGCCGCACCACGCCGCCGTCTCCCCGGACGGCGCCTTCTACTACGTGGGCATCTCCCACTACGTGGAGGGGGGCAGTGGCGAGGGGCCGCACGGCTCGCACGGCACCGGCACCGTGGATGGCTACAGCCTGAAGATGGATGCGCGCACCCACCGGCTCGTGGGCTCGGTGCGCGTGGACCGCAACCCCGGGGACCTCATCCTCGGCCCCGGCGGCCGGACGCTGTACCAGACCCACTTCGACGTGCTGCGCATCTCCGAGGTGTTCCAGCGGGGTGGCACCGAGCAGGAGATGTCCGCGCGCCTGGCCATCGTCGACACCCAGACGATGAGCCGCCAGGCCATGGTGCCGGTGTGCCCCGCGCCCCACGCGGTCCGCCTCTCGCCGGAGGGCCGCCGTGCGTACATCGCCTGTTACTCGGACGAGGTGGCCGTGGTGGACCTGGTGGCCCCGGACCACCCCGTCACGCGGGTGAAGGTCGCCGCCAACGCGGGCTCCGCCGTCGCCCCGAGGCACGAGCCCTACGCGCTCACCGTCTCCCCCACCACGGGCGGGGTGTGGATCAGCTCCCTGCGGAGCCGCTCGGTGCAGTACCTGGACCCGGAGACGCTCACCGTGGACCCCTCGCGCACCGTCTACCTCGGTGGGCCACCGCTGTTCGGCGCCTTCCGCTCGGACGGGAACCTCCTTTATATGCCCTACCAGCGGGAGGACGCGCTCGCGCTCGTGGACCCCGCCACAGGGACCGTGCTGCGCGAGATTCCCCTGGCCCCCAGCGGGTGCCTCAACGCCCACCAGGTGGAGCTGCTGCCCGGGGGCGCGCTCGGGCTCGTCGTCTGCGAGGGCGACCATGAGGGCCCCGGCACGCTGCACGTGGTGGACCTCCGGGAGGAGAAGGTGGTGAAGACGGTGGAGGTGGGCATCTTCCCGGACTCGGTGGCCCTCCTCCGGGGGGCGCCATGA
- a CDS encoding c-type cytochrome codes for MRGALWLVGLLAVGCGESTEPAADFGEALFQDARLSESQYNRFSCATCHAPTPTPPAGRVLAGHTLHNAAFRPSWWGGYETQLLDAVNFCYVHFMRGVSPLTPEEPKSRALYEYLVRISPDPQAPALPFTVVKDIREVPRGTGSRGAEVYRAACQDCHGEPHTGKGRLTERASVLPEVVRDYDTLFPGVPKSLVVIEKVRHGQFFGVGGNMPPYSLEALSDEDLGALLAFLEL; via the coding sequence ATGAGGGGGGCCCTCTGGCTGGTGGGGCTGCTGGCCGTGGGCTGCGGCGAGTCCACCGAGCCGGCGGCGGACTTCGGCGAGGCGCTGTTCCAGGACGCCCGGCTCTCGGAGAGCCAGTACAACCGCTTCTCGTGCGCCACGTGCCACGCCCCCACGCCCACGCCCCCGGCGGGACGGGTGCTGGCGGGCCACACCCTGCACAACGCGGCGTTCCGGCCGAGCTGGTGGGGCGGCTACGAGACCCAGCTCCTGGACGCGGTGAACTTCTGCTACGTGCACTTCATGCGCGGCGTGAGCCCGCTGACGCCCGAGGAGCCGAAGTCCCGGGCGCTCTACGAGTACCTCGTGCGCATCAGCCCGGACCCGCAGGCCCCCGCGCTGCCCTTCACCGTGGTGAAGGACATCCGGGAGGTGCCACGCGGCACGGGGAGCCGGGGCGCCGAGGTCTACCGCGCCGCCTGCCAGGACTGCCACGGCGAGCCCCACACCGGCAAAGGGCGCCTCACGGAGCGGGCCTCCGTGCTCCCCGAGGTGGTGCGGGACTACGACACCCTGTTTCCGGGCGTGCCCAAGTCCCTCGTCGTCATCGAGAAGGTCCGCCACGGCCAGTTCTTCGGCGTGGGCGGCAACATGCCGCCCTACAGCCTGGAGGCCCTCTCGGACGAGGACCTGGGGGCGCTGCTTGCCTTCCTGGAGCTGTAG
- a CDS encoding class I SAM-dependent methyltransferase: MPKAFPVLMMLAAGACAHAPAGEPHAAPGHHSPEGHAPAHAGGMPHRFEKAEVWAGRFEDPERDAWQKPDEVIAALALPPDAKVADLGSATGYFAVRLARAVPQGRVFGVDIEPDMARYLGERARREGLAHLVPVLGEPGDAKLPEPVDLVLVVDTYHHIEDRVAYFRKLQASLTPRGRLAIIDYRKGQPVGPPDAHKLAPEQVREELGTAGYRQTASHGFLPHQYFLLFAPES; this comes from the coding sequence ATGCCGAAAGCCTTCCCTGTGCTGATGATGCTCGCCGCGGGCGCCTGTGCCCATGCTCCCGCCGGGGAGCCCCACGCCGCGCCGGGGCATCATTCCCCCGAGGGGCACGCTCCAGCGCACGCCGGCGGCATGCCCCACCGCTTCGAGAAGGCGGAGGTGTGGGCCGGGCGCTTCGAGGACCCGGAGCGCGATGCGTGGCAGAAGCCGGACGAGGTCATCGCCGCGCTCGCGCTGCCCCCGGATGCGAAGGTGGCGGATCTCGGCTCGGCCACCGGCTACTTCGCCGTGCGGCTGGCGAGGGCCGTGCCGCAGGGGCGCGTGTTCGGCGTGGACATCGAGCCGGACATGGCGCGCTACCTGGGCGAGCGGGCCCGGCGCGAGGGGCTGGCCCACCTCGTCCCGGTGCTCGGCGAGCCCGGGGACGCGAAGCTGCCCGAGCCGGTGGACCTGGTGCTGGTGGTGGACACCTACCATCATATCGAGGACCGGGTGGCGTACTTCCGCAAGCTCCAGGCGTCGCTCACGCCGCGCGGGCGCCTGGCCATCATCGACTACCGCAAGGGCCAGCCCGTGGGCCCGCCGGATGCGCACAAGCTGGCGCCGGAGCAGGTCCGCGAGGAACTGGGGACCGCCGGCTACAGGCAAACGGCCTCACACGGCTTTCTTCCCCACCAGTACTTCCTCCTCTTCGCGCCCGAGTCCTGA
- a CDS encoding DUF2203 domain-containing protein: protein MRYFGVDEANRVVPLLTRTFEKVRPWVSRAQELSKELEALKGQGKRDAFTETLQEQHARLLEQIRTELHPLQEMGIEVKTADGLVDFHALLGGRTVYLCWRYGETAVGHWHELDTGFAGRQRIEDPEAFTPTYLS from the coding sequence ATGCGCTACTTCGGCGTGGATGAGGCGAACAGGGTGGTGCCCCTGCTCACCCGGACCTTCGAGAAGGTCCGGCCATGGGTCTCTCGCGCGCAGGAGCTCTCCAAGGAGCTGGAGGCCTTGAAGGGCCAGGGCAAGCGCGATGCCTTCACGGAGACACTTCAGGAGCAGCACGCCCGGCTGCTCGAGCAGATCCGCACCGAGCTCCACCCCCTCCAGGAGATGGGCATCGAGGTGAAGACCGCCGATGGGCTGGTGGACTTCCACGCCCTGCTGGGCGGACGCACCGTCTACCTGTGCTGGCGCTACGGCGAGACGGCCGTGGGCCACTGGCACGAGCTGGACACGGGCTTCGCGGGGCGCCAGCGCATCGAGGACCCCGAGGCCTTCACCCCCACCTACCTGAGCTGA